The sequence below is a genomic window from Helicobacter sp. 'house sparrow 1'.
AGTTTAGTGATTCCTAGTATTGGATCATTATTTTTTAGCAACTCTTTTGTATGGCTTACTTGTTGGATAAGATTTTTTGTAAAAAGATATGCACTTTCTCCACAAATTGCTTCAATGCGCCTTATGCCATTTGATACCCCTGATTCTTTTATGATAATAAACTCTCCAATAAACCCCGTGTTTTGGATATGAATACCACCGCAAAGTTCGCAAGAATAATCATCAAAACTTACCACCCTTACACTATCTTCATATTTTTCTCCAAACAAAGCAATTGCTCCCTTATTTTTAGCATCTTTTAGAGACATATTTTCAATGCTTGCAGGGATATTTTGCATAATTAATTGATTGACTTCATCTTGAATTTCTTGGATTTCTTCAGTTTGAAGGGGTCTTGGAAAATTAAAATCAAATCTTAGGCGGTTAGCTTCAACCAAACTTCCAGCTTGTGATACTTGCTCTCCTAGTTTCTTTTTCAAAACAGCGTGCAATAGATGTGTTGCAGAGTGGTGCTTTGCAATTTCTTGGCGCATCCCATCTACTTTAGCAACAACCTCCTTGCCTATAGAAACAGATTCTAAGGGCTCAATTTGACTAATATTCAATCCAAAATATTTCTTTGTATCTAAGATGTTGGCAATTTTTTTACCATCAAGAAAAATTTCCCCTTTATCTCCTATAGCCCCACCACTTTCTGGATAAAAAGGTGTTTTATCTAATAAAATAAACCCTTTTTCTCTAAGGGTCTGTGTCTCTGTAAATGAGGTATCAAATAATGCAAGAATCTTGCTATGAGATTGTGTATTTTCATAACCAATGAAATCATTACCTTTAAATTTTTCTAAGATGGTTTTAAAATCTCCTTGAATGGTTGCATCCCCGCTGCCTTTCCAAGAAGCTTTGGCCAGTTCTTTTTGTTTTTGCATATGAAGTTCAAAGGATTTTAGATCCAATGAAAGATTATTTTCTTTTAGCATATCTTGTGTAAGATCAAGAGGAAAGCCAAAAGTGTCATAAAGCTTAAAGGCAACCTCTCCACTAAATATAGTGCTATTTTTAGATTTTAAAGTTTCTATCTCTTTTTTAAAGAGTGTAATACCCTGATCAATGGTTTCAAAAAACTTTGCTTCCTCCAGTTTGCATTGATTAGCAATTATGTCTTTCTTCTCAATAAGATAGGTATAAAAACTTCCCATTTCTTCACATACTTGCATTACAATCTGATATAAGAATGGTTCCCTCAACCCTAAAAGATAGCCATATCTCACTGCGCGCCTTAAGATTCTACGCAAGACATACCCGCGTCCTTCTTTATCAAAATTCACGCCTTGGGCCAACAAAAATGCTATTGCCCTAGAATGATCAGCAATAACTCTAAAGCTTGCACCATCCTCATAGTTGTAAACTTTTTTTGTGAGTTGTTCCACTTTTCTTATTAAGGGCATAAATAAGGAGGTATCAAAATTACTTTTCTTTTTTTCCAGTAGTGCATAAACTCTCTCAAGACCCATTCCTGTATCAATACTTGGTTTTGGGAGAGGAGTTAGACTACCATCGCTATGTCTTTCAAATTGCATAAAGACAAGATTCCAAATCTCTAAGAATCTATCCCCATCTCCACCAAAATAATCTTCTTGGGTATTAAATTCCTCACCTTGATCCACAAAAATTTCACTACAAGGTCCGCATGGACCTGTATCTCCCATCTGCCAAAAATTATCCTTATCTCCCATTCTTTTAATTCTACTGGGATCAATATGCTTGCTCCATATCTCAAAGGCTTCATCATCATTTTCATGAACAGTAACATATAAGACAGATTTATCAAAACCTAATACTTCGGTTACAAATTCCCATGCATAGGCAATGGCATCTTCTTTAAAGTAATCTCCAAAAGAAAAATTACCAAGCATTTCAAAAAGCGTATGATGCCTTCTTGTGAAGCCAACATTTTCTAAATCATTATGTTTTCCACCAGCCCTTATGCAAAGTTGTGAAGAAGTTGCTCTTGGTATTTGCGGGATGGGTATTTTTCCAATAAAAATATCTTTAAATTGCACCATTCCAGCATTAGTGAAAAGTAAACTAGCATCTTCAGGAACAAGGGGCATACTCCCATAAACTTGATGACCTTTTTTTTGAAAAAAATCTAAGAATTTTGAACGAATATCCATATCAAGATCCTTGTAGCATAATTCTTGTCTCTTTAATATATGAAAGTATATCTAAAAGCTCTTAAAATCCTATTTATCCTTAATGGCTTTATTTTGATAGAATTGCAACAAGTTTATGACTTAAAGAGGAGGTTAATAAAATGTTTCCTTTTAGTGATGAAGAGCTTTATGAGCCTGTAGAAAAATCAATACAAAAGGTTCGCCCCATGTTACTTACAGATGGTGGGGATATCACTGTTTTGGGAATTAGAGATGCAAAAGTTTATGTCAGGTTGGAGGGAGCTTGTCAGGGGTGTTCTAGTGCACATTTAACATTAAAAAATGGTATTGAAAGACAGTTGAGAATGGATATACATCCAGATTTGCAAGTAATTGAGGTACCAAAAAATCAAGATTTGGAAAGTATTTTAAAATCCTAGGACAAGGATTCTAAGGAGTTATATTTGTCTCTTATTAATCATCCAAAAAAACGAGTCCTTATACAAAAAGGTTTTAGGGCATTTGAGGCTGAAGATTATTCT
It includes:
- the alaS gene encoding alanine--tRNA ligase, with the translated sequence MDIRSKFLDFFQKKGHQVYGSMPLVPEDASLLFTNAGMVQFKDIFIGKIPIPQIPRATSSQLCIRAGGKHNDLENVGFTRRHHTLFEMLGNFSFGDYFKEDAIAYAWEFVTEVLGFDKSVLYVTVHENDDEAFEIWSKHIDPSRIKRMGDKDNFWQMGDTGPCGPCSEIFVDQGEEFNTQEDYFGGDGDRFLEIWNLVFMQFERHSDGSLTPLPKPSIDTGMGLERVYALLEKKKSNFDTSLFMPLIRKVEQLTKKVYNYEDGASFRVIADHSRAIAFLLAQGVNFDKEGRGYVLRRILRRAVRYGYLLGLREPFLYQIVMQVCEEMGSFYTYLIEKKDIIANQCKLEEAKFFETIDQGITLFKKEIETLKSKNSTIFSGEVAFKLYDTFGFPLDLTQDMLKENNLSLDLKSFELHMQKQKELAKASWKGSGDATIQGDFKTILEKFKGNDFIGYENTQSHSKILALFDTSFTETQTLREKGFILLDKTPFYPESGGAIGDKGEIFLDGKKIANILDTKKYFGLNISQIEPLESVSIGKEVVAKVDGMRQEIAKHHSATHLLHAVLKKKLGEQVSQAGSLVEANRLRFDFNFPRPLQTEEIQEIQDEVNQLIMQNIPASIENMSLKDAKNKGAIALFGEKYEDSVRVVSFDDYSCELCGGIHIQNTGFIGEFIIIKESGVSNGIRRIEAICGESAYLFTKNLIQQVSHTKELLKNNDPILGITKLKDKIKELEKQLAFKQSQVDLQIQTINETTLIVQSLQGGDLKQIVDEQKNKYENIAILLIDSQKLQIVAGTKNNTIKANEWVKVVAQILGGNGGGRSDFATAGGKDSSKIKEALDSAKKFIIDKIQ
- a CDS encoding NifU family protein; translated protein: MFPFSDEELYEPVEKSIQKVRPMLLTDGGDITVLGIRDAKVYVRLEGACQGCSSAHLTLKNGIERQLRMDIHPDLQVIEVPKNQDLESILKS